A portion of the Nitrospira defluvii genome contains these proteins:
- the larC gene encoding nickel pincer cofactor biosynthesis protein LarC, with amino-acid sequence MATHLHFDCFSGISGDMTLGALVDAGLPFTDLVRGLASLRIEGYRLSRKRVERGAITATKVDVRIERGFQAPLTLAQIARILRRSGLPPVVKERSQAVFDVLATAEGKAHGVEPSQVHFHEVGVIDSFVDVVGGVLGLHLLDVQRVTASAINVGSGTLMSAHGALPVPGPAVAALAVGLPIYAKGPERELATPTGIALVRTLATDFGCLPSMQVRRVGYGAGTADPAQWANVLRVFIGDEPASSAAVETIVELQTNIDDLNPQVYETVFERLFAAGAVDATLAPVTMKKGRPGTVLSVLAPRERVEAVLAVLFSDTTALGVRTHEVQRRVLPRRFTSVQVRGREVRIKVADHEPGRSKAAPEYEDCKRIAEQSGNPVKDILEEAMVAFRRTQGRKKRTT; translated from the coding sequence GTGGCGACACATCTTCATTTCGACTGTTTCTCCGGCATCAGCGGCGATATGACGTTAGGCGCGCTGGTCGATGCGGGATTACCCTTCACCGATCTCGTGCGCGGGCTGGCGTCCTTGCGCATCGAGGGGTATCGGCTGTCACGTAAGCGCGTGGAGCGCGGGGCGATCACGGCGACCAAGGTCGATGTGCGCATCGAAAGGGGATTTCAGGCCCCGTTGACGCTGGCTCAGATTGCCAGGATTCTCCGGCGAAGCGGCCTGCCGCCTGTCGTGAAAGAACGCAGTCAGGCGGTATTCGATGTGCTGGCCACTGCCGAAGGCAAGGCACACGGTGTCGAGCCTTCGCAGGTACATTTTCACGAAGTGGGCGTGATCGATTCGTTTGTCGATGTCGTCGGCGGAGTGCTGGGGCTGCATCTCCTGGATGTGCAGCGTGTCACGGCGTCTGCGATCAATGTGGGATCCGGAACGTTGATGTCGGCTCATGGCGCATTGCCGGTGCCCGGTCCCGCCGTGGCGGCGCTTGCGGTGGGACTCCCGATTTATGCGAAGGGCCCGGAACGTGAGTTGGCGACGCCGACGGGGATCGCGTTGGTACGGACACTCGCGACCGACTTCGGGTGTCTTCCCTCCATGCAGGTCCGGCGCGTGGGCTACGGAGCGGGAACCGCCGATCCGGCGCAATGGGCCAATGTGCTGCGGGTCTTCATCGGCGATGAACCGGCGTCGAGCGCGGCGGTGGAAACGATCGTGGAACTCCAGACCAATATCGACGACCTCAATCCGCAAGTGTATGAGACGGTCTTCGAACGGCTGTTCGCCGCCGGAGCTGTGGACGCGACGTTGGCGCCGGTCACGATGAAAAAGGGTCGGCCGGGAACCGTTCTGTCCGTACTCGCACCGCGAGAACGAGTCGAGGCGGTGTTGGCGGTGTTGTTCTCCGATACCACCGCGCTTGGTGTTCGCACGCATGAAGTGCAACGGCGCGTGTTGCCGCGGCGCTTTACGTCGGTGCAGGTTCGGGGGCGCGAGGTGCGGATCAAAGTGGCAGATCATGAGCCGGGACGGAGCAAGGCGGCTCCTGAGTATGAAGACTGCAAACGCATTGCCGAACAGAGCGGGAATCCGGTAAAGGACATTCTGGAAGAAGCCATGGTGGCGTTCCGGCGCACGCAGGGCAGAAAGAAGCGGACGACGTGA
- the larB gene encoding nickel pincer cofactor biosynthesis protein LarB, with amino-acid sequence MNQDQLRALLTNVQQGTLAVPEALKQMRTLPYENLGFASLDHHRTLRQGFPEVIFCEGKTVAQVLAIAKTLLRKNNALLATRVEPLVARALVRLSKRATYHEAARVVAIPPPKLLRRGSVLIVTAGTADIPVAEEARVTSDIMGSNTDTLYDVGVAGLHRLLGQQERLHDARVLVVVAGMDGVLPSVVGGLVRQPVIAVPTSRGYGAHFGGLAALLTMLNSCAAGVGVMNIDNGFGAGCLAHRINMVGETDGDQP; translated from the coding sequence ATGAATCAAGACCAGTTGCGAGCGTTGCTCACGAACGTGCAGCAAGGCACCCTGGCGGTGCCGGAGGCGCTCAAGCAGATGCGCACGCTGCCGTATGAAAACCTGGGGTTTGCGTCGCTGGACCATCATCGGACCCTTCGCCAGGGCTTCCCGGAGGTGATCTTTTGCGAGGGGAAGACGGTGGCGCAGGTCCTCGCCATTGCCAAGACCCTGTTGCGGAAAAACAATGCCTTGCTCGCGACGCGGGTTGAGCCGCTTGTCGCGAGGGCCCTCGTACGACTCAGCAAGCGGGCCACCTATCACGAAGCGGCACGAGTGGTGGCGATTCCACCGCCTAAGCTGTTGCGTCGGGGCTCTGTGCTTATTGTCACTGCGGGGACGGCCGATATTCCCGTCGCCGAAGAGGCGCGCGTGACGTCCGATATCATGGGGAGCAACACCGACACGTTGTACGATGTGGGGGTGGCGGGCTTGCATCGGTTACTCGGCCAGCAAGAACGGTTACACGATGCGCGGGTGCTGGTGGTGGTGGCCGGAATGGATGGTGTGTTGCCGAGCGTGGTCGGCGGATTAGTCCGGCAGCCTGTGATTGCGGTGCCCACGAGTCGTGGGTATGGCGCACATTTCGGCGGCTTGGCGGCGTTGTTGACGATGTTGAACTCTTGCGCGGCCGGGGTCGGGGTGATGAATATCGACAACGGTTTTGGCGCCGGGTGTCTGGCTCACCGCATCAACATGGTGGGGGAGACGGATGGTGATCAGCCTTAA
- a CDS encoding NAD(P)H-dependent glycerol-3-phosphate dehydrogenase: MTRSAIQRVAVVGAGAWGTALARHLAEKQITVSLWAHEPEVVHSIAQRRENALYLPGVRLPVTLTATNVLSEALIGTDCVLFAVPSHVARPVLGRVGPLLPEAVPFVSATKGIEETTLDLMTQVMQEALPAHMRNSLMVLSGPSFASEVSQGKPTALCLAGQDSDRVKSMQALFMTPSFRVYADNDVIGVQLGGALKNVMALAAGVVDGLELGHNARAALITRGLAEMIRLGVAMGADPRTFYGLSGVGDLILTCTGALSRNHSVGVRLGQGERLDEILASMQAVAEGVRTAKAALGLAQRCGVDMPIVQEVNAVLFAGKSCRQAVGDLMEREAKGEKAPL; this comes from the coding sequence ATGACACGATCAGCGATTCAGCGAGTGGCCGTGGTCGGCGCCGGGGCATGGGGAACCGCATTGGCCCGGCATCTGGCAGAAAAACAGATTACCGTGAGTCTCTGGGCTCACGAGCCGGAGGTGGTGCACAGCATTGCCCAACGGCGCGAGAATGCACTCTATCTCCCTGGCGTGCGGCTTCCCGTGACCTTAACCGCAACCAACGTCTTGTCAGAGGCGCTGATCGGCACCGACTGCGTGCTCTTTGCCGTCCCCTCGCATGTGGCCAGGCCCGTCCTGGGCCGGGTCGGACCGTTGTTGCCGGAGGCCGTTCCCTTCGTCAGCGCCACCAAGGGCATTGAGGAGACCACGCTCGATCTGATGACGCAAGTGATGCAGGAGGCGTTGCCGGCGCATATGCGAAACTCGCTGATGGTCCTGTCGGGACCGAGTTTCGCGAGTGAAGTGAGTCAGGGAAAACCGACCGCGCTCTGTTTGGCCGGTCAGGACAGCGACCGGGTGAAATCCATGCAGGCGCTGTTCATGACACCGAGTTTCCGAGTCTATGCCGACAATGATGTCATCGGGGTACAATTGGGCGGGGCGTTGAAAAACGTCATGGCCTTGGCCGCCGGTGTCGTGGATGGGCTTGAACTCGGGCATAACGCTCGCGCCGCCTTGATTACCCGCGGACTGGCCGAAATGATCAGGCTTGGGGTGGCCATGGGGGCTGATCCACGGACATTTTACGGGCTCTCCGGTGTTGGGGATCTGATTCTGACCTGCACGGGGGCGTTGAGCCGCAATCACTCGGTGGGGGTACGCTTGGGACAGGGTGAGCGCTTGGACGAAATTCTTGCGAGTATGCAGGCGGTTGCCGAGGGGGTACGTACCGCCAAGGCTGCCTTGGGCTTGGCTCAGCGGTGCGGGGTGGATATGCCGATTGTGCAGGAGGTCAACGCCGTGCTCTTCGCCGGCAAGTCCTGTCGTCAGGCGGTCGGGGATCTCATGGAGCGCGAGGCCAAGGGGGAGAAGGCACCGTTATGA
- a CDS encoding zinc ribbon domain-containing protein, with the protein MKPCPACGRALPEINRYCTHCGAGVSSETERAATPPTSNPTAKEQLNLNILYGMIVVLLVSILMPPWETPPSQPAAFLGFHFILSPPQPDAIVSRMLLTIELTTTAIAGLYLSFLFRTRP; encoded by the coding sequence ATGAAACCTTGCCCAGCCTGCGGACGCGCCCTGCCTGAAATCAATCGCTACTGCACGCACTGCGGAGCAGGGGTGTCATCCGAGACGGAACGGGCGGCGACACCGCCGACGTCCAACCCCACCGCCAAAGAACAACTTAACCTCAATATCCTCTATGGCATGATCGTGGTGCTGCTCGTCTCGATACTGATGCCACCATGGGAAACCCCTCCGTCGCAGCCGGCAGCCTTCCTCGGCTTTCACTTTATTCTGTCCCCACCGCAACCGGATGCCATCGTGAGCCGGATGCTGCTCACGATCGAGCTCACCACGACGGCCATCGCAGGCTTGTACCTGTCGTTTCTGTTTCGCACGAGACCCTGA
- a CDS encoding dimethylarginine dimethylaminohydrolase family protein encodes MSRLLVCPPEYFQIDYEINPWMRRTNAVVASRAFSQWQGLMRVLEQDVGAGIERMPPVEGLPDLVFTANAGVVVGRRALVSRFRYPERQREEVYFEQWFRGQGYEVLTLEKTHYFEGAGDLLGFPDTWFGGYRQRTDIRSFPTLSELFQREIIPLELIDGRFYHLDTCFCPLSGGELLYFPAAFDSYGLAAISERIPAERRIAVPEEEAIRFACNAVCVGKHVVIPAGCPRTMQSLQDRGYRTYAVELDEFMKSGGAAKCLTLALD; translated from the coding sequence ATGAGCCGGCTTCTGGTGTGCCCTCCCGAATATTTTCAGATCGACTACGAGATCAATCCCTGGATGCGGCGGACGAACGCCGTGGTTGCTTCGCGCGCGTTCAGCCAATGGCAGGGGTTGATGCGGGTGCTGGAGCAGGACGTCGGCGCAGGGATTGAACGCATGCCGCCGGTCGAAGGTCTACCGGATTTGGTGTTCACGGCGAATGCGGGCGTGGTGGTCGGACGCCGCGCATTGGTCAGCCGGTTCCGGTATCCGGAGCGGCAGCGCGAGGAAGTGTATTTTGAACAATGGTTCCGTGGACAGGGCTACGAAGTTCTGACGCTGGAGAAGACCCACTACTTCGAAGGGGCGGGCGACCTGTTGGGATTTCCCGATACCTGGTTCGGCGGGTATCGCCAGCGAACAGACATCCGATCGTTCCCCACCTTAAGCGAACTCTTTCAGCGTGAAATCATCCCGCTGGAACTCATCGACGGCCGCTTCTATCACCTCGATACCTGCTTCTGTCCGCTCAGCGGCGGAGAGTTGCTCTATTTTCCGGCCGCCTTCGATTCCTATGGCCTGGCCGCCATCTCGGAGCGGATTCCAGCGGAGCGCCGGATTGCCGTGCCCGAGGAGGAAGCGATTCGATTTGCCTGCAATGCCGTGTGTGTCGGCAAGCACGTCGTCATCCCTGCCGGCTGTCCCCGTACGATGCAGAGCCTTCAGGACCGTGGCTATCGCACGTATGCCGTGGAGTTGGACGAATTCATGAAGTCGGGTGGAGCCGCCAAGTGTCTGACCCTCGCGCTCGACTGA
- a CDS encoding TIGR00300 family protein: protein MTPSQETVFLQGHIIDSLILAKVLDTIVMMGGTFDLQDVKIGATREASSQARILIRAPSSRVLADILRAIQPHGAALEREADCRFESAPAAGILPDEFYATTHLPTQIRLDGEWVDVEGIEMDLAIYVDPAKAHARTLPMGAVQAGDLIVTGREGIRVTPLARPAERDVFGFMESVVSSERPHQPVIADIAQRMQTLRERYRQGDPAAKVLCAGGPAIVHAGGREALTWLVEAGYIHVLFCGNALAAHDMEAALYGTSLGYGLTAGRSVPHGHEHHLRTINRIRAIGSIEQAVRSGVVTGGIMAACVRRNVKMVLAGTIRDDGPLPGVVTDSMQAQQAMREEVQGVGLALLVASTLHAIATGNLLPATVPTVCVDVNPSVPTKLADRGSFQAVGLVMDAASFLKELARTLGWRP, encoded by the coding sequence GTGACCCCATCTCAAGAAACCGTATTCCTGCAGGGCCACATCATCGATTCTCTGATTTTGGCCAAGGTCTTGGATACGATCGTGATGATGGGCGGGACGTTTGATCTGCAGGACGTGAAGATCGGCGCGACCAGAGAGGCGTCGTCGCAGGCTCGGATTCTGATCCGCGCCCCTTCCAGCCGCGTCCTTGCGGACATTCTGCGGGCCATTCAACCACACGGCGCCGCGTTGGAGCGTGAAGCCGATTGCCGGTTCGAATCCGCTCCTGCCGCGGGCATCCTCCCGGACGAGTTTTATGCCACGACCCATCTGCCGACTCAGATCCGTCTGGATGGCGAATGGGTGGACGTTGAGGGCATAGAAATGGACCTCGCGATTTATGTCGATCCGGCCAAGGCGCATGCCAGGACTCTCCCGATGGGAGCCGTGCAGGCCGGTGATTTGATCGTCACCGGTAGGGAAGGGATCAGGGTCACCCCGCTGGCCCGTCCGGCCGAGCGCGATGTGTTCGGCTTCATGGAGTCCGTGGTGTCGTCGGAACGTCCGCATCAGCCTGTCATTGCGGATATCGCGCAACGCATGCAGACGCTGCGCGAGCGATACCGGCAGGGGGATCCGGCGGCGAAGGTGCTCTGTGCCGGAGGGCCGGCCATCGTCCATGCCGGTGGGCGTGAAGCACTGACCTGGTTGGTGGAGGCCGGATATATTCATGTCTTGTTCTGTGGAAATGCGTTGGCCGCGCACGATATGGAAGCCGCGCTCTACGGAACGTCCCTGGGGTATGGGTTGACGGCGGGTCGATCGGTGCCGCATGGACACGAGCATCACCTTCGAACGATCAATCGGATTCGTGCTATCGGCAGTATCGAGCAGGCGGTGCGGTCCGGTGTGGTGACAGGGGGCATCATGGCCGCCTGTGTGCGGCGCAATGTGAAAATGGTGTTGGCCGGCACGATTCGCGATGACGGACCGCTGCCCGGCGTAGTGACAGACTCCATGCAGGCCCAGCAGGCGATGCGTGAGGAAGTTCAGGGAGTCGGGCTCGCGCTCCTGGTAGCCTCCACGCTGCATGCTATCGCGACCGGCAATCTGCTGCCGGCCACGGTGCCGACCGTCTGTGTCGATGTGAATCCGTCTGTCCCGACGAAATTGGCCGACCGGGGCAGTTTCCAGGCCGTCGGCCTCGTGATGGACGCCGCGTCTTTTCTCAAGGAGTTGGCTCGGACCTTGGGGTGGCGCCCATGA
- the truD gene encoding tRNA pseudouridine(13) synthase TruD, with product MPISSWLDHTLPYLTKSVPALGGRIRSTPEDFCVEERPLYLPCGQGEHLYIRIKKRGLSTPDLLSRLSSHLHVKAQSIGVAGLKDAQAVTTQMLSLQGVTAETVAAVPTDDRLLTLEVLGRHRNRLRKGHHAGNHFRLVVRDVREGSEALLQQLFDELLRRGVPNYFGPQRQGRLGTNFQLGAELLQDPARRNKMPRSKRIWFMNSYQSYVFNQIAAKRIESIDRVWLGDWAMKTDNGACFPVEQPEVEQPRADRFEISPTGPLFGSRAPWATGVPGEIERAVIADLGTTPELLSKAGAECGFRGERRALRVRLNDLVWSLDGSVLTLSFWLPPGSYATSVLREVVKQEV from the coding sequence ATGCCGATTTCTTCCTGGCTCGATCATACCCTGCCCTATCTCACCAAGTCGGTTCCCGCGTTGGGTGGCCGCATTCGCAGTACGCCGGAGGATTTTTGCGTGGAGGAACGGCCGCTCTATCTTCCCTGCGGGCAAGGGGAGCACCTGTATATCCGTATCAAGAAACGAGGCCTGTCTACCCCCGACCTGTTGTCTCGACTCTCCTCACACCTCCACGTCAAGGCTCAATCCATCGGTGTCGCCGGATTGAAAGACGCGCAGGCCGTGACGACGCAGATGCTGTCGTTGCAAGGGGTGACCGCTGAGACAGTGGCGGCGGTGCCGACCGATGATCGGCTGCTTACCCTGGAGGTCTTGGGCCGACATCGCAACCGGTTACGCAAAGGGCATCATGCGGGCAATCATTTCAGGCTGGTGGTGCGGGATGTGCGAGAAGGCAGTGAGGCTCTGTTGCAGCAGCTCTTCGATGAGCTGCTGCGGCGCGGGGTGCCCAACTACTTCGGTCCTCAACGACAAGGGCGCTTGGGCACGAACTTTCAGTTGGGTGCCGAGCTGTTGCAGGATCCGGCGCGTCGCAACAAGATGCCACGATCCAAGCGAATCTGGTTCATGAACAGCTATCAGTCGTATGTATTTAATCAAATTGCCGCCAAGCGGATCGAGAGTATCGACCGGGTGTGGTTGGGCGATTGGGCGATGAAAACCGACAACGGCGCCTGCTTTCCCGTGGAACAGCCGGAAGTCGAGCAGCCACGTGCCGATCGCTTCGAGATCAGCCCCACGGGGCCTCTGTTCGGGTCCCGCGCCCCCTGGGCGACGGGAGTGCCGGGTGAGATTGAACGGGCTGTGATCGCGGACCTGGGAACCACGCCCGAGCTCCTGTCGAAAGCCGGGGCGGAGTGCGGGTTCCGCGGCGAACGGCGGGCCTTGCGCGTGCGCCTCAACGATCTGGTGTGGTCGTTGGACGGCTCCGTGCTCACCCTCTCGTTCTGGCTCCCTCCGGGGTCCTACGCTACCAGCGTCCTGCGGGAGGTGGTGAAGCAAGAAGTCTAG
- a CDS encoding metallophosphoesterase gives MIASVMRGQELARVWIGHWLSRPFHHLFNLAPGLEIGLAKPELTRLHLTHSPLAGRRAVHLSDLHLDRYRPRHRALVRTVAELKPDWIFITGDLVNVRDGLPHLLQFLTDLRRAAPVFVTLGNHDHYSGIGVDEFADHFDRRKVTLLLNQVTFIPMDGGELAIVGLDDPSLHRADLRCIPSSRPGRFTLILAHAPNILDQLTPAHHADLTLCGHSHAGQWRIPYVPTFWLPPGCHGRTNGMYEKQSHRLYVNRGLGWSVIPMRLNCSPEIVLLEWAA, from the coding sequence ATGATCGCGTCCGTGATGCGGGGGCAAGAGTTGGCACGCGTCTGGATCGGCCACTGGCTGAGCCGCCCCTTTCATCATCTCTTCAATCTCGCGCCCGGTCTGGAGATCGGCCTCGCCAAGCCGGAACTGACCCGCCTCCACCTGACCCATTCTCCGCTGGCCGGACGGCGCGCCGTCCATCTGAGCGACCTGCACCTGGATCGATATCGCCCTCGACATCGCGCCTTGGTCCGCACCGTGGCCGAACTGAAGCCCGACTGGATCTTCATCACCGGCGATCTCGTGAACGTACGCGACGGATTGCCGCATCTGCTTCAGTTTTTGACCGACCTCCGCAGGGCCGCGCCGGTCTTCGTCACCCTCGGCAACCATGACCACTACAGCGGGATCGGCGTGGATGAATTTGCCGACCACTTCGATCGCCGCAAGGTGACATTGCTGCTCAACCAAGTGACGTTTATTCCGATGGATGGCGGTGAGTTGGCGATCGTCGGCCTCGATGACCCGTCGCTCCATCGTGCCGATCTCCGGTGCATTCCGTCCTCGCGGCCGGGACGGTTCACCCTGATCCTCGCGCACGCGCCCAATATTCTCGACCAACTCACCCCGGCGCACCACGCCGACCTCACGCTCTGCGGACACAGTCACGCCGGCCAATGGCGGATTCCCTATGTCCCGACATTCTGGCTGCCGCCTGGCTGCCATGGACGGACCAACGGCATGTACGAGAAGCAGAGCCATCGCCTGTACGTGAATCGAGGCCTTGGCTGGTCGGTGATCCCGATGCGATTGAACTGCTCGCCTGAAATCGTCTTGCTGGAGTGGGCCGCCTGA
- a CDS encoding HEAT repeat domain-containing protein, with product MARHAQSGHANVTTIFILLGVVVSGVWIWKRLSPDVQDVVIDQAIPLAAVVVVVLVAIWVLVGKLRGRRKQKQARARLITLFESQTAAEKRLKLAFALIEVNEYRREGLEEIAPRLQDVFLTTLARALGDKQHQVRGMAASHLGVIGDESVVPHLLAALEDDHAYVRSSAALGLGRLRASAAKEKLAYVSKEDWDQTVRSRAREALERIR from the coding sequence ATGGCTCGTCACGCACAATCCGGTCATGCGAATGTGACCACTATTTTCATTCTGCTGGGCGTTGTGGTGTCCGGGGTCTGGATATGGAAACGTCTGTCGCCGGACGTCCAGGATGTCGTTATCGATCAAGCCATTCCACTGGCGGCGGTGGTGGTGGTCGTGCTGGTCGCGATCTGGGTGTTGGTCGGCAAGCTTCGCGGGCGACGCAAACAGAAACAGGCCCGCGCCAGACTGATCACGTTGTTCGAGAGTCAGACCGCCGCCGAGAAACGTCTCAAGTTGGCCTTTGCCTTGATCGAAGTCAATGAGTATCGCCGAGAAGGACTTGAGGAGATCGCGCCGCGACTGCAAGACGTGTTTCTCACCACGCTCGCGCGCGCCTTGGGGGACAAGCAGCATCAGGTTCGCGGCATGGCGGCCAGTCACTTGGGCGTCATCGGCGATGAGAGCGTAGTCCCGCATCTGTTGGCGGCATTGGAGGACGACCATGCCTACGTGCGGTCCAGCGCGGCCTTAGGCCTCGGACGGTTGCGTGCCTCCGCCGCCAAGGAGAAATTGGCCTACGTCAGCAAGGAAGATTGGGACCAAACGGTGCGGAGTCGGGCTCGTGAGGCCTTGGAGCGTATTCGCTGA
- a CDS encoding MarR family winged helix-turn-helix transcriptional regulator, with product MDLPDLKDDPHLKVLRPLVETYLAFWRLDSRHIRQLRLTPSQFDVIATLGDTKGLTCAELSTATLVTKGTLTGVLDRLEAKGLIRRTPVAGDRRSTRICLTAKGDRLFQNTFASHIAFLRPFFQRALTTAEADQLRTLLLRLQRSLQEAPGT from the coding sequence ATGGACCTTCCCGATTTGAAAGACGATCCCCATCTCAAAGTGCTCCGTCCGCTGGTTGAGACCTATCTCGCGTTTTGGCGTCTGGATAGCCGCCACATACGCCAGCTCCGGCTGACCCCGTCCCAATTCGACGTGATTGCCACGCTCGGGGACACCAAGGGCCTGACCTGCGCGGAACTCTCCACGGCCACACTGGTCACCAAAGGCACGCTGACCGGCGTCTTGGACCGCTTGGAGGCTAAGGGATTGATCCGGCGCACCCCAGTGGCCGGCGATCGACGCAGCACTCGCATCTGCCTCACCGCCAAAGGCGACCGGCTGTTTCAGAACACGTTTGCCTCACACATCGCGTTCCTTCGCCCGTTCTTCCAGCGGGCGCTGACGACCGCCGAAGCCGATCAATTACGCACACTGCTCCTCCGTCTCCAGCGAAGCTTGCAGGAGGCGCCCGGCACATGA
- a CDS encoding MBL fold metallo-hydrolase, with the protein MIRVTVLGSGTNVHPTRAAAGYLVQTDQTFLLDFGPRTLTNLIKSGVDRHQITHILFSHFHADHFADFIPFFFDAVIYCKYQGGKRPPLTLIGPRGTATLMRAMMTTFPSFNRAPFRVTIREVADRRFRIGDTRIQPATVRHAPRLHCVGYRIEYQHHVVTYSGDSLYCESLVKLCREANVAILDCSFPENQPGAGHLHAGECGRVAQEAGIGRLVLSHFYPIAEQYDVRAQAGSYFSGKVRMAKDLLRLTS; encoded by the coding sequence ATGATTCGCGTCACGGTCTTGGGGTCCGGCACCAACGTGCACCCCACGCGCGCGGCAGCCGGATACCTCGTCCAAACGGATCAGACCTTCCTGTTGGACTTCGGGCCCCGGACCTTGACCAATTTGATCAAAAGCGGCGTCGATCGACACCAGATCACCCACATTCTCTTCTCTCATTTCCACGCCGACCATTTCGCCGATTTCATTCCCTTCTTTTTCGATGCCGTCATCTATTGCAAGTATCAAGGTGGGAAGAGACCGCCGCTGACCCTCATTGGTCCCCGGGGGACGGCCACGCTGATGCGAGCCATGATGACCACGTTTCCCAGCTTCAATCGCGCGCCGTTTCGAGTGACAATCCGGGAAGTCGCCGATCGACGTTTTCGTATCGGTGACACGCGCATCCAACCCGCCACGGTGAGACACGCCCCGCGACTCCATTGCGTCGGGTACAGGATCGAGTACCAGCACCACGTCGTGACCTATTCGGGCGACTCGCTGTACTGCGAGAGTCTGGTGAAGCTGTGCCGCGAGGCCAATGTGGCCATCCTGGACTGTTCATTTCCCGAGAACCAACCAGGCGCCGGCCACCTCCACGCGGGTGAATGCGGCCGCGTGGCGCAGGAAGCGGGCATCGGCCGGCTGGTCTTGTCTCACTTTTATCCGATTGCAGAACAGTACGATGTGCGCGCGCAGGCCGGGAGTTACTTCTCCGGAAAGGTTCGGATGGCCAAGGACCTGCTGCGTCTCACGAGTTAG
- a CDS encoding SirB1 family protein — MFVNESQIRALIRLLGDEDERIVKTISGKLIDYGDSAVPLLQEAEIEQPEMADRIVTVLEEIRGTKLEEDFRDLIAFPDEQVDLERGAFLLARYAYPSLDVQAYQRQLDRMAQDVREQIGSRVSGEETVKALNRYLFTEAGFKGNTKNYYEVENSYLNCVLDRRTGIPISLSTVYLLIGRRLQLPVHGIGMPGHFLVKFDSDRYKIFIDCFNGGALLTEKNCARFLTEAGYGFEDRFLQKSPTRAILARMIKNLLAIYSKLDEPLKKYRLPRFIEILGCEQREEGL; from the coding sequence ATGTTCGTGAACGAAAGCCAAATCCGCGCATTGATCCGGCTCCTCGGTGACGAGGATGAACGCATCGTGAAGACGATCAGCGGCAAGCTGATCGACTATGGCGATTCTGCCGTGCCGCTCCTGCAGGAGGCTGAAATCGAACAGCCGGAGATGGCCGATCGGATCGTGACCGTTCTGGAAGAGATTCGCGGGACGAAGTTGGAGGAAGACTTTCGGGATCTGATCGCGTTTCCCGACGAGCAGGTGGATCTTGAGCGAGGCGCATTTCTGCTCGCGCGGTATGCCTATCCCTCACTGGACGTGCAGGCCTATCAGCGTCAGCTGGATCGGATGGCGCAGGATGTTCGTGAGCAGATTGGCTCGCGGGTGTCAGGTGAGGAGACGGTGAAGGCGCTCAATCGCTACCTGTTCACCGAAGCCGGATTCAAAGGAAACACCAAAAACTACTACGAGGTCGAAAACAGTTACCTGAATTGTGTGCTCGACCGCCGTACGGGCATTCCTATCAGTCTTTCAACCGTCTACTTGCTGATCGGACGACGGTTGCAACTGCCGGTCCATGGCATCGGGATGCCGGGCCACTTCCTCGTCAAGTTCGATTCAGACCGCTACAAAATCTTTATCGACTGCTTCAACGGGGGGGCGCTCCTGACCGAGAAGAATTGCGCCCGATTCTTGACCGAAGCCGGCTACGGATTTGAAGACCGGTTCCTACAGAAGAGCCCCACCAGGGCGATCCTTGCCCGCATGATTAAAAATCTGCTGGCGATTTACAGTAAGCTGGACGAGCCCCTGAAGAAGTATCGCCTCCCCCGATTCATTGAGATTCTCGGTTGCGAACAGCGTGAAGAAGGCCTGTAG